The following DNA comes from Bradyrhizobium sp. SK17.
AATTGCGGGGACGATGCTGCAGAAGTGCTGCGCGCATGTGCATATGCACCAGTCCGATACCGTAGCTCTACGTGGCAATGCACGTAACAATACATATGAAGCGCAACTACTGCCTCATAGAAACGAATTGAAGCTAAACGAAAGTGCAACCAAATGTTAGTATAGCTGAATCACATACTGGAGAACTCAACTGCGTCCCGTGCTGAGATTGGAGGGCTCGCGATGCACAGACCACGTCAGCATCTGAATATTCCTACCGAGATTGTTCGTACCGTCGTTGCGATTGCAGAGACGGGAAGTCTTTCGAAGGCCGGCGAGCGTCTCGGCCTGAGTCAGCCGGCGATCAGTTCGCAGGTCAAGCGACTGCAAAGCCTGGTTGGTGGCGCACTGTTCGTCAGAACGGCAAACGGCACCACAACGACTGATCTCGGCAAAGTCGCCGTGCAGCAGGCAAGGCGGATCCTCGAAGCGAACGATCAACTGCTTCGACTCGGCGGCAATCATGAAGGTCCCCAGCCGCTGCGGCTGGGAATGAGCACGATGCTCGCCGAGGAGTTCCTCAAGCTCCATCCAGCCGACGCGCTGGCCGACATGCTGGTCCACGCCGACATGTCACCGATCGTCATCAGAGGATTGATCGACGGCTACATCGACATCGCGTTCGTCTACAGCAACCCTTCGCTCGAGATGGAAGACGAGGTGACGATCGCCGCCGAGGCCGATGAGCGTTCGGTGTGGGTACGATCACGCGATTTTGTTCTGCGACCAGGCGCCCCAATTCCGATCCTGGCGTGGCCCGGCGACGACTGGATGATCCGGACGCTCACCAAGCACAACATCTCGTACAAGATCGTGTTCAGGAGCCCGAACCACCAGTTGCGACTGGAAGCCGCACGGGCCGGATACGGCCTGACGGCGTGTCCCGAGCGGATGATCCCGTCCTCGCTGATTTCGGCAAAGGACTACTATCTTCCGGAACTCCCGACGCAGAAGCGCTTGCTGTGCGTTCGTCCCGGCCTCGAAGGAAGCCGTGCGACGGCGATGGTGCAGCGGTTGTCCAGCCTGTTCTTCAGCGGCGCGAAGCCGATGCGTCAGGTGAGCAACATGTAGATGATCGGTGCCGCGGCATGCCGGCGGCGCCGATCAATAGTGTGGTGGGCGTTCACTGACGGGGCCTGGCGCGTGACGTTCGGCTTCCTGAAGCCGGTCGCGCAGTTCGGCGATCTGGCGCGTCAGCGCGTCGATCTGCTTCCACTGGGCCGTGATGGTCTGGTTCAGCGTCTCGATGGTTTCGTCCTGGTAGGTCAGGCGGACCTCCAGCGCGTCGATCCGCTCGCTCAGTCGTGTCGCGTCATTCATGGGCGGCACTCCCGCGTTCGCGCAAGCCGTGGCCGAGTGCGACACGTTCGTCGAACACGAAGCAATCGCCGCGCCAGCGACTGTCCTGCGCCGGTGTGTCCTCGAGATATTTCAGGATACCGCCCTTGAGGTGATAGACCTCGGCGAAGCCCTGCGCGAGCAGATAGGCGCTGGCTTTCTCGCAGCGGATGCCGCCGGTGCAGAACATCGCGATCCGGCAGTGCGTCGTGGGATC
Coding sequences within:
- a CDS encoding SlyX family protein; this translates as MNDATRLSERIDALEVRLTYQDETIETLNQTITAQWKQIDALTRQIAELRDRLQEAERHAPGPVSERPPHY
- a CDS encoding LysR substrate-binding domain-containing protein, translating into MSTMLAEEFLKLHPADALADMLVHADMSPIVIRGLIDGYIDIAFVYSNPSLEMEDEVTIAAEADERSVWVRSRDFVLRPGAPIPILAWPGDDWMIRTLTKHNISYKIVFRSPNHQLRLEAARAGYGLTACPERMIPSSLISAKDYYLPELPTQKRLLCVRPGLEGSRATAMVQRLSSLFFSGAKPMRQVSNM